The Cytophagales bacterium DNA segment ATGAGATCTTTAGGTTCTCTATGATTTGTTGTTTGTCTTCGTTGTACAATGAATCATGATAAATAGTGTGTATTTTATGATATTTTAATGCACTATCTGCCAGATTTAATTCATCAAATGCCGTGGCAAGATTTATTGAGGATCCTGCGATTATATCCCAAGAATTCACCTGAAACCCTAACTTCTGTGCTTTTCTGTTTTGAACAATTGAGGCATTCCAGTCTTCTGCTTTTAGTAATGAGAACCCACGATTCATGTGGACCATACCTATCTTGAATGAATTTTCAAGAGCCTCGTAAATTTTTAGAGATTTGTTGTAATAGAGATCTGATGAATCAGTAGATATTTCATCAAATGTTGTTGCGATGTTCATGGAAATCCCACCAAGTTGAAAGGAATCCGGTAGACTCTTGGCAATGGTTAATGCCCGCTTATAGTGCTTTAAAGCTTTTTGTTTATCTAATAGGTTATTCTTCTTTAACTTATTTAGTTCAATGGAGTAGACATTACCAAGATTGTTCAATGTAATCATTTCCATCCTGATATTTCCATGTGATTTATAGACCTCCAGGCTTTCCTTAAACTTTTCCAGACTCAATTCTGGGTTTTGTTCGCTCTCCAAATAGTAATTCCCAAGCCCTATATTGACATTGGCGATACCGATTTCATCATTTAATTGTCGAAATATTCGATCACTTAAATTGTAGTACTCTAAGCACTTATCATAGTTTGTTAGGTAGTACCAAACTGTACCGATGTTGTTGTAAACTTTACCTATCCCGACACTGTCATTAATCGCCAAGAATCCATCCAAGGCCTCTTGATAGTAATATAATGCGGAATCAAATTTGGCATTATTCTTAGCATAAATTCCTTTTCTTCTATATCCTTCTGGATCTGGATTTTCAGAAAATGGAACTAGCAGAGCCAGACAAATTGTTATAAAATGATTTGACATACATGCAATAAACTCAACAAGTAGACCTCTTTTAAGTCACATTATCCATCAGCGTCTCCAGGATGCTTTGTCGCTCCATTACCATTATTAGGTCCGCCGAAAATTTTCAGTTCAAAAGACTCCTTAAAAAAACGCTTACGACGCGGTGGACCATAAATGCGAATCACTCCATCTCGGCTAATATTATCATCTGCCTGATTTTGTCGAATCTCTAATTCTATTTTATGGATTCTTTCTTCACCGGGCTTACAAGGGGTCAATTCCAACTTGTATACATTTCTTGATACCTGTTCCAAATTCTGGACCCAGTCATAGGTAGCCCACTTAGGTCTTAGGTCAATCTTATAATAAAGACCATAATACCTGTTTCCTTCTTCGTCGCGCTCGTAACTTAAATACGTATAGAATTTATTGTACTTCATATGGCTATGTTGGATTCTGAAGCCAGGAATCCGAATAGTGACCAGGGATGTATAATCCCATACCCCCATTCCTCGTTATAATCACCCGGATCATAAGGATGGACACACCTCGAAATTAAACTCTTTTTCAAATCTTTGCAGGTAGGGAGACGACCATAGATTTCCAGGTGCGCCTCCATGTACAGCGCTATGATTCCCGAACAAATGCCACTGGCGATAGAAGTTCCTTCCGCAATGATGTCGTCTTCGGTTAAACTCGGCACACTCACTGACGGGCACATAAAATCAAGCAATCTACCTCTGGCGCCATCGTTTTGAAGTTTGAAATCCTGATCATATCCTCCGATAGCTAAGGTCCTCTGAAACGCCGCAGGATATTCGATGGATCCTACATCTTGTTCAAGGCTGTTACCAGCCGAACAAACAAGCATCACTTCGTTGAAGTATGCTTGTAATACGGCATCGTGCAATTCGGCAGAACACCGGTCTTCGAGGCTGATATTCACGACATGAGCACCTAAGGCCACTGCCATATAAATGGCGAGTGGCAGGTTCATAGGCTTGTTGGCATCATTTGAGGCCTTGATCATGATCAATTCTGAATTGCAGGAAATTCCTTTCTGGCCAGAAATGTAGCTGGAAATGGCTGTTCCATGACTAAGCTCATCAAAAGTGTAGCCATCATAATCGTCAGTAAAAGGGCAATCCGTTTGTTTTAGTTGTTTTAGGAGCTGATTGATTATCTCTGATCTTCTTTTGTTTCTATGTTTTTTCCAAAATTCTGTGGCATAGTCAGTGACCACTGAATAGGTAGAAACCTGAGTATCGTTGAAATAATCGATTTTGTTGATTCCCGTATCGATTACTGCGACTTTGATTTTTGAACTTTTCCTGAAGAGACCAAATTGTTGTTTGATCTCTGTAATTTTCAGATAGTCAAGAACCCAATTTTTATGATTGGCCTCTTGCGGCATGAATGCTTCTAATTCTTCGAAATTGGCCATTGTATTATGTTTCTGTGAGTAACTATAATGACCGTGTTGCTGGGCAAACTCTAAATTAATATGTTTCAATTTACATTTTGTTAATGGTTTAATTTGAAGCAAATATCTTATAGACTCTTTACTGTATTCACCCCTGATTTCACGAATTTCTTCTACCGGGTTTTAGGTAGAAGTTATCCAATGCTATATCAATTGAATTTTGCGAAAATTCGCTAACAATAAAAATTCACTAATTGTGTACCTTTGGCGCCATGCCCAAACGCATTTTTGAACTCAAGCATATTTTTGGACTGAAGGTTAAGGAACTTCGGCAAGAAAGGGGACTGACTTATCAGCAGTTGAATACACTTTCAGGACTATCAGTATCCTATCTCAGTGAAATCGAAAGCGGTAAGAAATACCCCAAAGGAGATAAAATTGCTGTACTGGCCGACGCATTAGGCGTGCAATATGATGAATTAGTTTCGTTGCAGGTCCCGCGAAAACTGCAACCTGTGGTGGATATGATGGACTCTCATTTTTTCAAAGAGTTTCCTTTGGAAGAATTTGGGCTGAGTCCGGCGAAATTGGTCGAGATCGTCTCCGAAGATCCGGATAAGATCAATGCCCTGATCAATACCATCAGCCAGGTGGTGCGGAGCTATGAATTGAGAAAGCAGCCTTTTTATGAAATCGCTCTACGCTCTTATCAGGAGCTTCGCCTCAATTTCTTTGAAGAGTTGGAGCAAGTAGTGGAAGAAATGCACCTGGAATTTTTTGAGTTGAAAGACTTGCCTTTCCAGCCGGAATTGCTTGAAGATATCCTACTAAAGATCGGTGTAAGGGCCAGTTATGATACCCTGGCAAAATACGAGTCCTTGAAAGACCTACGATCACTCTATGATGAGAAGAAGCGCTTGCTTTATTTAAATCAGGGGCTCACGCGTGCACAACGCAACTTTCTGTTAGGGCGGGAAATAGCTTTTCAGTGGATGCGGGTTCAGGATCGTCCGGCAGCGACACCTCCACAAAAAGCACAGAATTTTGACATGTTGTTGAATAGCCACCGGGCTTCTTATTTTTCGGCGGCCCTGATTATGCCAAAGGATCGTATGGTTAAATCAGTGGAAAAACTATTTGAAAAAAAGACCTGGGATTCCAAAGGCTTCCTCAATTTGTTGACAGAATTTGATGCTACTCCGGAGATGGTAATGCAGCGACTGACCAACCTATTGCCGACTTTCTTCGAGCTGCGGAATCTGTTTTTCATGAGGTTTCTCAAGTCTCCACAAGAAGAATCAGTGGTGCTTACCAAAGAATTGCATTTATCGCACCTGAACGATCCCGAAGCGAATGAGCGTAACCAGCGTTATTTTAAAACCTGGGTTACAGAATCGGTATTTGAGAAGCTTAAAGGAGGGGAGTTGGTCATAGAGCCACATATCTCGGAATTTGAAGATGCTTCTTATTTCTGTTGGGCACTTGCCTTCACCAACGTGTCGAATCCACTCGAGCAGATCAGTGTGATGTTGGGCGTTCGCATTGACGAGGAAGTCACACAGTCCATCAAGTTTTTGTCTGATCCTAAAATTCCTCGAAACTCAGCTCAAGCCTTTATGGATAAAATGGCCAATCTGGACAGCAATCTCCTCGAACGAAAGATACAAGCAGACATTGATCAAATCTTGTTGAGCTAATCTCATTTACTTTCGTGGGGTGGGTCTAAATTGCGGAGCAATGGAAAATTTCATTGAGCTTCTCTATTCCAGATTCCTGCTAAGTGATGGGGTGTCAACGGATACCCGTACCATTCAGCCCGGGAATCTCTTTTTTGCGTTGAGTGGTCCCAATTTCAATGGTAATATCTATGCTGAAGAAGCATTGAAGAAGGGAGCGGCCTATGTCGTGGTGGACGACCCTCAATTTGTGAGGAACGACCGGTATATTTTGGCTGAAAATAGCCTGGAAGCTTTACAAGCTTTGAGTAAGTTTCACAGGAGTCGATTTAAAAAGCCGGTTTTTGCCTTAACTGGATCCAATGGAAAGACGAGTACCAAAGAATTGATCAGTCGTGTATTAGGGAAGAAATATGATGTCCTCGCTACGGAAGGGAATTTTAACAATCACATTGGTGTGCCGCTTACGTTACTGAAAATCCATCCACAAGTAGAGATTGCGATCGTCGAAATGGGAGCCAGTAAAGTGGGAGATATTGCAGAGCTCTGTGACTTTGCCAACCCTACACATGGGTTGATCACCAACATTGGTCACGCCCATACCAACACTTTCGGTGGAATTGAAGGAGTCCTAAGAGGGAAAAGTGAATTGTTTGATCACCTTAGAAAAACGGGTGGCCATCCGTTCATCAACGAACTGGATCCAAGATTAATCAATATGGCCAAAAGGTTTGCTGAGAAAACCACTTATCCAGCAAAAGACCTGGAGCTCGTTAATGAGGAAAACCCGCTTTCATTCTCTTTGGATGGAACCGATCATCAGTCCTCGCTTTATGGAGCTTACAATTTCCCGAATATAGCAGCTGCTGTCGCGGTGGGCCGTTATTTTGAGGTTCCTGATGGTCAGGTTACAGAGGCGATATGTGAATATGCCCCTGACAATTTGCGCTCACAAGTGGTGGAGAAGGGGCAAGCACGAATAATTGTAGATGCTTACAATGCCAATCCGGATTCAATGTTGGCGGCCTTAGAGACGCTGAATAAAGTAGCAGGACAGAAGTGGGTGGTTCTGGGTGACATGTTGGAACTGGAGAATGAATCTTCTGCTCATGCGCAATTAGGTGAAAAAATTGCGGAGATGGGATTTGATCAAGTCATGTTAGTAGGGGAGTTAATGAAACACGCAGCAGATCAAATTGATGGGGCTCAGCATTTCGATCATGTAGATGAATTAAAGTCCCATGTGAGGACCCTTGAGCCCGGAACTGCACATATCTTGTTGAAAGGCTCTAGAAAAATGAAACTTGAGCAACTTTTAGAACACTTTAAAGAATAATTCAGATGGAAAATGTCGTCGGTTTTTTGAAGGACCTTGCTGTCAATAACCAACGTGAGTGGATGCAGGACAACAAGAAGCGCTATGAAGTTGCTAAAAAAGAGTTTAAAGAAATTGTGGCTTCGCTAATTTCAGGTATTGCTGATTTTGATGAAAACGTGCAAGGCTTAGAACCAAAGCATTGTATATTCCGCATCAACAGAGACATCCGATTCAGTAAGGATAAAAGCCCCTACAAAACCAATTTTGGCGCAGCCATAATGGAAGGAGGAAAAAAGACTGGAAA contains these protein-coding regions:
- a CDS encoding S8/S53 family peptidase; this encodes MANFEELEAFMPQEANHKNWVLDYLKITEIKQQFGLFRKSSKIKVAVIDTGINKIDYFNDTQVSTYSVVTDYATEFWKKHRNKRRSEIINQLLKQLKQTDCPFTDDYDGYTFDELSHGTAISSYISGQKGISCNSELIMIKASNDANKPMNLPLAIYMAVALGAHVVNISLEDRCSAELHDAVLQAYFNEVMLVCSAGNSLEQDVGSIEYPAAFQRTLAIGGYDQDFKLQNDGARGRLLDFMCPSVSVPSLTEDDIIAEGTSIASGICSGIIALYMEAHLEIYGRLPTCKDLKKSLISRCVHPYDPGDYNEEWGYGIIHPWSLFGFLASESNIAI
- a CDS encoding helix-turn-helix domain-containing protein — its product is MPKRIFELKHIFGLKVKELRQERGLTYQQLNTLSGLSVSYLSEIESGKKYPKGDKIAVLADALGVQYDELVSLQVPRKLQPVVDMMDSHFFKEFPLEEFGLSPAKLVEIVSEDPDKINALINTISQVVRSYELRKQPFYEIALRSYQELRLNFFEELEQVVEEMHLEFFELKDLPFQPELLEDILLKIGVRASYDTLAKYESLKDLRSLYDEKKRLLYLNQGLTRAQRNFLLGREIAFQWMRVQDRPAATPPQKAQNFDMLLNSHRASYFSAALIMPKDRMVKSVEKLFEKKTWDSKGFLNLLTEFDATPEMVMQRLTNLLPTFFELRNLFFMRFLKSPQEESVVLTKELHLSHLNDPEANERNQRYFKTWVTESVFEKLKGGELVIEPHISEFEDASYFCWALAFTNVSNPLEQISVMLGVRIDEEVTQSIKFLSDPKIPRNSAQAFMDKMANLDSNLLERKIQADIDQILLS
- the murF gene encoding UDP-N-acetylmuramoyl-tripeptide--D-alanyl-D-alanine ligase, whose protein sequence is MENFIELLYSRFLLSDGVSTDTRTIQPGNLFFALSGPNFNGNIYAEEALKKGAAYVVVDDPQFVRNDRYILAENSLEALQALSKFHRSRFKKPVFALTGSNGKTSTKELISRVLGKKYDVLATEGNFNNHIGVPLTLLKIHPQVEIAIVEMGASKVGDIAELCDFANPTHGLITNIGHAHTNTFGGIEGVLRGKSELFDHLRKTGGHPFINELDPRLINMAKRFAEKTTYPAKDLELVNEENPLSFSLDGTDHQSSLYGAYNFPNIAAAVAVGRYFEVPDGQVTEAICEYAPDNLRSQVVEKGQARIIVDAYNANPDSMLAALETLNKVAGQKWVVLGDMLELENESSAHAQLGEKIAEMGFDQVMLVGELMKHAADQIDGAQHFDHVDELKSHVRTLEPGTAHILLKGSRKMKLEQLLEHFKE